The genomic window CCGCTTGCGGGCGGGGGTTTTTTCTTTACAGAGGTTTTATGTTTACGCCCAATACTCCCAAAGATCAAGAAGAAATGCTGGCTAAAATCGGTGTTTCTTCCGTCAAAGATTTGCTTAAACAAATTCCGCAGGAACTACTCTATCCGGCTTTAGATTTGCCCAAAGCCCTTACGGAGCAAGAGTTGTCTGCCCATATGCAGGCCTTAGCCGCCAAAAACCGTCCGCTTAAAAACTTTATCGGAGCAGGTATTTACGAACATTTTATTCCGTCAGCCGTTGGGGCTCTTTCTTCCCGCGGAGAATTTTTAACCGCTTACACGCCCTATCAAGCCGAAGCCAGCCAAGGCACTTTGCAAACCATTTACGAATTTCAAAGTTGTATTTGCGCGCTTATGGAAATGGATGTGGCTACCGCCTCGCATTACGACGGGGCAACCGCCTTGGCTGAAGCCGTTTGCGCGTGTCTGCGTGTAAACGGACGCAAGGAAGTGTTAATTCCCGCCGCGCTTCACCCGCATTACAAAGAGGTGCTAAAAACTTATTTGCGCTATTTTGAAGAAGTGGTATTAAACGAAGTCCCCTTTGACGAAAAAGGAACATTGGCCCTTAATTCTTTGAAGGAAAAACTGTCCTCGGGTGTTTCTTGCTTTGTGCTTTCTCAACCCAACTTTTTGGGTGCCTTGGAAGAGGCCGACACTGTTTCTGCCCTCGTGCATGAAGCCGGTGCTTTGTTGGTGGCTCTTGTCAACCCGCTTTCGCTCGGGGTGCTTAAAGCCCCCGGAGCCTATCAAGCCGATTTTGCCGTAGCAGAAGGGCAACCCTTGGGTAACCCGATGAATTTCGGCGGGCCGGGCCTGGGTATCATGGCCGCCAAAAAGGCTTATATGCGCCAACTCCCGGGTCGTATTGTGGGAATTGCGCAGGATAAAAATGGCGAACGGGCTTTTGTGCTTACCCTGCAGGCACGCGAGCAACATATCCGCCGCGAAAAAGCCGCCTCCAACATTTGTTCCAATGAGGCGTTGTGTGCACTCAACGCAGTTATTTATTTAACGCTATTGGGCCCCAAAGGCTTAAAGGAAGTGGACGAACTGAATTTGGAACGCTCCCACCGTTTGGCGGAATTGATTTCTCAAGTTCCCGGATATCAAATAAAATTTTCCGCACCGTTCTTTAATGAGTTTGTGGTTAACTGCCCCAAACCCGCTTGCGAAGTAGTGGAAAAAATGGCCGCAAAAGGAATCGGCGCGGGATATGCGCTCGGTAAAGACTTCCCCGGTATGGAAAATTGCCTGCTCGTGTGCGCCACGGAAATGCGCACGGAAGAAGACTTAAAAGCCTATGCCGATGCTTTGGGAGGAATTTAATATGGAAAAAATCTTAAAACATAACGAACTTTCCATTGAAAAATCCCGCTCGGGCCGCCGCGGAGTGCGCTTTGAAAAAGCACAAAAAGAGGCCTCCGGTTACTTGCCCTCAAACCTGTTACGCACCCAAGAACCGCGTTTGCCGGAAATGAGCGAGTTTGATACTGTCCGCCATTTTACGCGTCTTTCTCAATTAAACTACTCGCTGGATTCCCAATTTTATCCTTTGGGTTCTTGTACCATGAAGTACAACCCCAAAGCGTACGATTCTTTAAGCGTATTGCCTGCTTTTGCCGCCGCACACCCATTTGCCCCGGCCCAAGCGGTGCAAGGATCTTTGGAAGCCTTGTACAATTTGCAGGAACTGCTCAAAACGGTAACCGGCCTGTCGGCTTTTACTTTACAGCCTGCGGCCGGAGCCCATGGAGAACTGACCGGCATTTTGACTATTCGCGCTTACCATGATGCCCGCAAAGATTTTGCCCGCACGGAAGTAATTGTGCCGGATACCGCTCACGGAACCAACCCTGCTACAGCCAATATGGCTGGATATACGGTGGTTAATATCAAATCTGCTGCCGACGGTTGCGTGGACAAAGAGGCCCTGCGCGCGGCTTTGAGCGAAAAAACTGCCGCCGTGATGTTAACCGTACCGAACACGGTGGGCCTTTTTGAAAAAGATATTCGCGAGATTGCCGATATGGTGCATAAAGCGGGGGCTTTGTTCTATATGGACGGGGCTAACTTCAACGCGCTTATCGGGATAGCCAAACCGGCTGATTTCGGGGTAGATGTCATGCACTTAAATTTACACAAAACCTTTGCCGCACCACACGGCGGCGGTGGCCCCGGTTCCGGCCCGGTGGGAGCGGCGGCACATGTAGCGCCTTACCTGCCTAAACCTTTTGTGGTAAAGAAAGACGGACTTTATTCCTTGGAAGATGACCGGGCGGAAAGTGCCGGCAGAATGAAGGCTTTTTACGGAAATGCCGCTATTTGTTTGCGCGGGTATTGCTATTTGCGTCAGTTCGACGGCAATACTTTGCGCACCGTTGCGGAAAATGCCGTCTTAAATGCCAACTATGTGCGCGAAAGTTTGAAAGGAAAATTCAATGCCTTTTTTGATGCGGTTTGTATGCACGAGTGTGTATTGAGTATTGTTCCCTCTCAAATGAACGGGATTCATACCTCCGATATTGCCAAACGCCTGTTGGATTACGGTTTCTATGCGCCCACTATTTATTTCCCGCTGATTGTTCCCGAAGCCATGATGATTGAGCCGACGGAAACGGAAAGCAAAGAAATGTTGGACGCTTTTGTGGCGGTAATGGAAAAAATTTATAACGAAATTCAAACCGAACCGCAAACCGTGCATGATGCCCCGCACACTCAATGCGTGTGTAGGATAGACGAAGTCTCTGCCGCGCGCAACCCGAACCTGAAATGGTAAGGTAGCCCGGCAAAAGTTTACTTTACGGCCTCCGTTTTTATTTTAGGCGGAGGCCGTTTGGAAATAAAATGAATTTATTGGTTTCAACCCCTGCCCTTGATGTATATGAGCAAATG from Elusimicrobium sp. includes these protein-coding regions:
- a CDS encoding aminomethyl-transferring glycine dehydrogenase subunit GcvPA; translation: MFTPNTPKDQEEMLAKIGVSSVKDLLKQIPQELLYPALDLPKALTEQELSAHMQALAAKNRPLKNFIGAGIYEHFIPSAVGALSSRGEFLTAYTPYQAEASQGTLQTIYEFQSCICALMEMDVATASHYDGATALAEAVCACLRVNGRKEVLIPAALHPHYKEVLKTYLRYFEEVVLNEVPFDEKGTLALNSLKEKLSSGVSCFVLSQPNFLGALEEADTVSALVHEAGALLVALVNPLSLGVLKAPGAYQADFAVAEGQPLGNPMNFGGPGLGIMAAKKAYMRQLPGRIVGIAQDKNGERAFVLTLQAREQHIRREKAASNICSNEALCALNAVIYLTLLGPKGLKEVDELNLERSHRLAELISQVPGYQIKFSAPFFNEFVVNCPKPACEVVEKMAAKGIGAGYALGKDFPGMENCLLVCATEMRTEEDLKAYADALGGI
- a CDS encoding glycine dehydrogenase subunit 2 produces the protein MLKHNELSIEKSRSGRRGVRFEKAQKEASGYLPSNLLRTQEPRLPEMSEFDTVRHFTRLSQLNYSLDSQFYPLGSCTMKYNPKAYDSLSVLPAFAAAHPFAPAQAVQGSLEALYNLQELLKTVTGLSAFTLQPAAGAHGELTGILTIRAYHDARKDFARTEVIVPDTAHGTNPATANMAGYTVVNIKSAADGCVDKEALRAALSEKTAAVMLTVPNTVGLFEKDIREIADMVHKAGALFYMDGANFNALIGIAKPADFGVDVMHLNLHKTFAAPHGGGGPGSGPVGAAAHVAPYLPKPFVVKKDGLYSLEDDRAESAGRMKAFYGNAAICLRGYCYLRQFDGNTLRTVAENAVLNANYVRESLKGKFNAFFDAVCMHECVLSIVPSQMNGIHTSDIAKRLLDYGFYAPTIYFPLIVPEAMMIEPTETESKEMLDAFVAVMEKIYNEIQTEPQTVHDAPHTQCVCRIDEVSAARNPNLKW